Within the Sulfurospirillum barnesii SES-3 genome, the region AATGCAAGTTAGTTTTGGTGCTTTTTATAATTTCTTTACGATTTACGAAACGGCACACGGTATTAGTTTAGAGACCACCAGTTATTTATGGGCATTTGGAGTGGTTTGCGAAATTGTGCTTTTTTATTTTCAAGCCCCTATTTTAAAGCGTTTTACCCTTTTAAATTTAGTGCGCTTTAGCATCTTTAGCACCGCCATACGATGGTTTTTACTCTTTGCTTTTCCCTCATCGCTCTTTATCTCTTACCTTTCACAATCCTTCCATGCCTTTAGTTTTGCTTTGCATCACACAGCAGCCCTTAGCCTTTTATACACCCTTTATGCGCATAAAAAACTTGCAGCTCAGTTTTACTATGGTATTTCATTTGGTTTAGGTGGATTTGTAGGAGCCCTCATAGCAGGCTATTTTTACGGGGAATATCTTTATTTATATGCAAGTGTTGTAGCACTATTGGCGTATATTAGCCTGCTCTTTTTCAAGGGGAAAGAATAAAATTTTTGAGGTAAATACGTTCAACATCGTAACCAAAATTTTCCTCCAAAAGTGTTATCAACTCCTCTTTAAGACGGTCTTTCCCCTCATTGGTTTCCAAGCCTTTTGCTTCCATTTCATTTAAATAGCGTAACATTACATTGCGTACGTTTTGCATATTTCCTTGCAACGCTTTTTTAGACTCAGCACTTTTCATCTCAAGGGCAATATCTGCTTTTAAAATTTTAAATTTTGGGGATTTAATATTGATATAAATCGTATCCAAACTAACCTCATTTGCATTGGTACTTCGCTTAGCACTCTTTTGTTGGGGTATATTTTCATACGATGAACGTGAATCATCATCTTTCAACGCATAATTAAGCATAAAAATTCCAAAAAGGATAAGAAGCGCTATAAAAGCGAGTGAAATTTTAAGCAATCGTTCATTAAACATCTCTGCTCCACTTCAAAGTTTGTATCTGCCATAGCATATCGGCAAAACCATAAGAAAAGTATAATCCTTATGAACACCCTAAAAACTAAAAATTGATTTGAACTAAAAAAAAGAGTAAATAGCAGTGATTTTGCCACATATTCGTGGCAAAATCTTTTTACATGTAAAGTATAGTTTAACGACTCATACGCTTACGTACGGTTGGGTCAAGGTATTTTTTACGAATACGAATATTGGTTGGTGTGACCTCTACCAATTCGTCATTTTCAATCCACTCTAACGCTAATTCAAGGTTCATTTTTCGAGGTGGCACAAGCTTAATTGCTTCATCTGCTCCACTACTTCTTACGTTACTTTGTGGCTTACCTTTGATGGGGTTGACATCCAAGTCGTTTGGACGTGAATGTTCACCAATAATCATACCTGCGTAGACTTTTACCTGTACATCAATAAATAAAATACCACGCTCTTGTAAACTAAAGAGTGAGTAACCCATCGCAGTACCTGTCTCCATAGAAATCAATGCGCCATTTTTACGGTGTTCAACTTCACCACTTAAAGGACGGAATTCTAAAAAGGAGTGGTTCATAACGCCCTCACCTTTGGTATCGGTCAAAAATTGTCCACGAAAACCAATCAAACCACGAGCAGGAATTTCAAACTCAATTCTGGTTTGCCCATCACCTGTTGGGTTCATCGCTTTCATTTCTGCTTTTTTGCGACCTAATTTCTCAATAACCGCACCCGTGAATTCATCAGGAACATCAATCACAAGATGCTCATATGGTTCCATTTTTACACCATTTTCTTCTTTAATAATAACCTCAGGGCGACCAAGTGAAAACTCAAAACCCTCACGCCTCATATTTTCAGCCAAAATGGTAATTTGAAGTTCTCCACGTCCTGAAACTTTAAACTTACCCTCACCCTCAGACTCGTACTTCATCGCAATGTTTGTTTTCATCTCAGATTCAAGACGTTCTGCAAGTTTATTTGAAGTAACATATTTACCCTCAAGTCCTGCAAATGGCGAATCATTAACACCAAACACAACGGAGAGGGTCGGTTCTTCAATGTGCAAAGGATCAAGTGGCATAGGATTAGCAGGGTCAACTAAACTATCACCTACGTCCAGTGTTTCAAAACCAGCTACTGCTACAATGTCACCACTCTCTGCTTCGTTAATATCAATGCGATCCAAGCCATGAAAACCAATCAATTTTGATACACGTCCACGTACTTGCTCACCATCGGCCTTTGCAAGCATAACTGTCTCATTCTTCTTGATAGTTCCATTAAAAATACGAGCAATACCAATTTTCCCCACATAGTTATCATAATCAAGGGTAAACACTTGAAGTTGAAGAGGATTTTCCGCTTTACCAGAAGGTGCTGGAACATGCTTAATGATGGTTTCAAACAATGGCTCAAGATTTTTGTTCTCATCATCCATGCTGTATTTAGCATAACCATCACGTGCCGCAGCGTAAATAATGGGGAATTCAAGTTGTTGTTCATTCGCACCAAGAGCAACTAAAAGGTCAAACACTTCATCAATCACACGATCAGGATCAGCGGCAGGTTTGTCGATTTTATTGACCACAATAATCGGACAAAGTCCAAGGCTCAATGCCTTTTTAACAACAAATTTGGTTTGTGGCATAACACCTTCTTGTGCATCAACCAGCAATAAAACACCATCAACCATCTTTAAAACACGCTCAACCTCACCACCAAAATCGGCGTGGCCTGGAGTGTCGATAATGTTAATCTTAGTCTCTTTATAACGAATCGCTGTATTTTTAGAAAGAATGGTAATACCACGTTCTTTCTCCAAATCGTTGCTATCCATTGCTCTTTCTTCTACTTTTTGGTGCGCACTGTACGTACCTGATTGCTTTAGCAGCTCATCCACTAGGGTTGTTTTTCCGTGATCAACGTGCGCGATCACGGCAATATTTCTAAACTCTTGCAAAAAATTCTCCTCGAAATTTAAGGTTTACATCTCAATAAAACGTACGTGATTGGTGTAGGTTTGAAGAAGTAACTATGCTAGATTATACCATGTTCTGACTAAAATCTTACATGTAAAAGATTTTTCAACCTTTATATACAAAAAGGAACGAATATTGCTTTTAATGAATACAAAACTATCTCTATGAGACGCATAAAAAGGCAGTATGATGTACGATATTCTTGCTTTTGTTCAGACGCAAAGTAACCCTTTAAGCCTTGCAACACCTGTCAACAGTGCCACCATCTCTGCAAACAATGAGGATGGTAGTAGCACATTTGCACAGAGTTTTTTTTCAATCATATTGGGTGAATTAACACAAGAATCGCCTGCAAATTCCTATGAACCAAGTGACACGCTTGAACTTATTTCCAACGACTTACCCATCCTTACGCAAGAAGCTAAAAGTATTGATGAACATCTATTAGAAGACCTTTTAAGTGTGATTCAAAGTTTGCAAGAAGATTCCACTCAAACCAGTTTTCCCACACTCAATACCTCACCTACCTTAGATAAATTACTCGCCAGTGAAGCGACACGTCAAGAGTTTGCCGCCGTGAAAAATGTGAGTGAACTTGTAGCCCTTTCTGAAAAATACAATCTAGGTTTGGAAAAAATAACCGTCTCCCAAGAGAGTTTACAAAGCCTTCAAACAAAATTTTCTACCCTAAAAGAAAACGCTTTTTTTGATGACCTTGAAGTAGCGTTAAATAACACCCAAACAAAAGAGCTCATTAAACCATTGACCAACAATGTCATAAATTTTTTAGATAAGCAAACACCCAAAACAGAATCTAAACCAACACCCTCCATTTTAAGTGAGTTGATTGCAAAAGAAAGCACCCAAAAAATTTCTACGGATACAACCAAAGAGTCATCTGTCACTATCGCTACAACACCCTCAACAGTAAATGAAAAGCAACAAACCACACCCCTTGAAACAATGATTCAAAAAGCTCTTAATCCAAATAAAACAGAAAAAATAGAAGCTCCATTGAAAGCAGAAACGGTTATAAAAACAGAAACTTTAATGAAATCAGAAGCTCTGTCCAATGAGGAATCCACAGCAAAAATAGCCCCTGCGCTTACAACAGAACTTGATGCAAAAAGAGAAAAAAACGTGGCAAAAGTAGCGAATGATTCTGTGTTAAAAACAGAATTTGTAGCCGATGAAGAACCGTTAAGGCAAAGTTTAAAGTCCGAAGAGATCAAAACAACTCCTAAAACAAACGAGACAAAACCCCTTGAAAATATGTTAAAAACTGTAAAGTTAGAAACAAACACGGATGACGTTGCTGTAGAAGAGGTGTTAAAAACACAAAAAACAACCCTTAGTGTCGATGAAACCGCCACCAGTACTTCTGATGAAACACAAATCATCACCACTGATAAGACCGATATTAAGACAACCTTTAAACAAGAACTAAACACAAAAAGCACAACCCTCAAAGAGAGTCTAAATCAATTTGCTTCTGATTTACAAGAAAAAATTGAAACCTATAAACCTCCTATTATGAAAGTGGAATTAGCACTTAGTCCTAAAAATTTGGGAGAAGTCGATGTCACGCTTCTTACACGAGGCAATAATT harbors:
- a CDS encoding flagellar hook-length control protein FliK, coding for MYDILAFVQTQSNPLSLATPVNSATISANNEDGSSTFAQSFFSIILGELTQESPANSYEPSDTLELISNDLPILTQEAKSIDEHLLEDLLSVIQSLQEDSTQTSFPTLNTSPTLDKLLASEATRQEFAAVKNVSELVALSEKYNLGLEKITVSQESLQSLQTKFSTLKENAFFDDLEVALNNTQTKELIKPLTNNVINFLDKQTPKTESKPTPSILSELIAKESTQKISTDTTKESSVTIATTPSTVNEKQQTTPLETMIQKALNPNKTEKIEAPLKAETVIKTETLMKSEALSNEESTAKIAPALTTELDAKREKNVAKVANDSVLKTEFVADEEPLRQSLKSEEIKTTPKTNETKPLENMLKTVKLETNTDDVAVEEVLKTQKTTLSVDETATSTSDETQIITTDKTDIKTTFKQELNTKSTTLKESLNQFASDLQEKIETYKPPIMKVELALSPKNLGEVDVTLLTRGNNLHVNISSNTTTMSLFTQNQAEVKSALINMGFTNLEMNFSDQRNSEQSHQNQKQNSRGNVDTFTTETSEEETTLLEIVIPQYV
- the typA gene encoding translational GTPase TypA, which produces MQEFRNIAVIAHVDHGKTTLVDELLKQSGTYSAHQKVEERAMDSNDLEKERGITILSKNTAIRYKETKINIIDTPGHADFGGEVERVLKMVDGVLLLVDAQEGVMPQTKFVVKKALSLGLCPIIVVNKIDKPAADPDRVIDEVFDLLVALGANEQQLEFPIIYAAARDGYAKYSMDDENKNLEPLFETIIKHVPAPSGKAENPLQLQVFTLDYDNYVGKIGIARIFNGTIKKNETVMLAKADGEQVRGRVSKLIGFHGLDRIDINEAESGDIVAVAGFETLDVGDSLVDPANPMPLDPLHIEEPTLSVVFGVNDSPFAGLEGKYVTSNKLAERLESEMKTNIAMKYESEGEGKFKVSGRGELQITILAENMRREGFEFSLGRPEVIIKEENGVKMEPYEHLVIDVPDEFTGAVIEKLGRKKAEMKAMNPTGDGQTRIEFEIPARGLIGFRGQFLTDTKGEGVMNHSFLEFRPLSGEVEHRKNGALISMETGTAMGYSLFSLQERGILFIDVQVKVYAGMIIGEHSRPNDLDVNPIKGKPQSNVRSSGADEAIKLVPPRKMNLELALEWIENDELVEVTPTNIRIRKKYLDPTVRKRMSR
- a CDS encoding flagellar basal body-associated FliL family protein, encoding MFNERLLKISLAFIALLILFGIFMLNYALKDDDSRSSYENIPQQKSAKRSTNANEVSLDTIYINIKSPKFKILKADIALEMKSAESKKALQGNMQNVRNVMLRYLNEMEAKGLETNEGKDRLKEELITLLEENFGYDVERIYLKNFILSP